In Prosthecobacter fusiformis, the genomic window CACTGAAAAATATTTCATTTCAGTCTTTAAAGACATCACCCCGCGCAAGCTCGCGGAATTTCGTCTTCAGCGTCTGAACCGTCTATACGGCGTCCTCAGCAAAGTCGCGGAGGCCATCGTCCGCACGGGGGATCTCCAGACTCTCCATCAAGAAGCCTGCCGCATCCTGGTGGAGGACGGGCAGCTCAAGATGGCCATGGTGATAGAAGTGGAGCCCACCAGTGGCGAGTTGCACACTGTCGCCAGCCATGGAGAGACCGGAGATTACCTGACCGATTTAATCATCACTTCCAAAGATGAGCCCCATGGCAGAGGCACCATCGGCACTTCTATCCGCACGGGCACTTACGATGTTTGTAACGACTTCGCCACAGACCCACGAATGGCACCGTGGCGTGAGGTCGCCCTCAGGCATGGCTATCTAGCGACAGCCTCCTTTCCTCTGAAAATGGGAGACTCCACGATGGGAGCGCTCGTCATTTTTGCCGATGAAGCCGGGTATTTTGAAGAGGATGAAATTCGCCTCATGGTCACCGTCGCCCAGGATCTTTCCTTTGCCATCCAGACGCTGCGAAAGGAGCAGCAGCGTTTGCAAACGGAAAAGAAACTGCGGGTCAGCGAGTCCAACATGGCCCTGGCTCAGAGCATCGCCCATTTTGGCAGTTGGGAGTTGGATTTGGCCCAGGCTGAAGACATCGACGCCAATCCCCTGCGCTGGTCGGATGAAATGTACCGCATCGCTGGTTATGAGCCGGGCGGTGTGGAAGTGAGCAACGATTTGTTTTTTCAACTGGCCCATCCAGAGGATCATCAGATCATCCGTGAGACCATCCGGTCTGCTATCCAAGAACGCAGACCGTACTCCGTGGTGCACAGGCTCATCCGCCCCAGTGGAGAAATCCGGGTGGTGCATGAGACTGCCCAGCTTTTTACAGATGAAGCCAGCGGCCAGCCACTGCGCATGGTCGGTACGGCCCACGACATCACCGAAAGCCAGCGGGCGGAAGAGGCCCGCCGGGACAGTGAGGATAAATTCCGCCAGCTCGTGGATAACATGACGGATGTCTTCTGGATCACCTCCGCCGACTCGCAGTCTGTCCACTTCATCAGTGCCGCTTATCAGCAGATCTGGGGCCGGTCACCCGAAAGCCTGTGCTCTAATCCAAACCAGTGGTTAGAATCCATCGTCCCAGAAGATCAGGAGCGTGTGAGTACTCTCTTTGCCACCCTGCATACGGACGCCCCCAAAGTCTCCTGCGAGTACCGCATCCACCAGCCAGATGGCAGCATCCGCTGGATCCATGACCGCGGATTTCAGATTCGCGATTCCGCAGGCCGCCTGCTCCGTCTGGCCGGCATCGCCACAGACATCACGGAGCGCAGGACCCTCCAGCAGCAGTTCCTCCGCGCCCAGCGTATGGAGAGCATCGGCACCCTCGCTGGAGGCATCGCCCATGACCTCAACAATGCCCTGACGCCCATCCTGATGTCCATTGAGCTGCTAAAGCTCAATGAAACAGATCCCTCACGCCTCAAGGTACTCAATACCATCGAGCAGAGTACCCAGCGCGGCTCAAACATGGTCCGGCAGGTGCTCAGCTTCGCCCGTGGTGTGGAAGGTCTGCAACTGGATCTCCAGGTGGAACCTCTCCTCCGGGAAGTCGAAAAAATCTGCAACGAGACCTTCCTCAAAAACATCCAGGTCCAGTGTCACATCCCCCCGGACATCTCCATCGTGCGCGGAGACCCTACCCAGTTGCATCAAGTACTGATCAATCTGTGCGTGAATGCCCGGGATGCGATGCCCCATGGCGGCACGCTCAAGCTCGCTGCCAAAAACGTCCACCTGGATGAAAACTATGCCGCCATGAACATCGAGTCCAAGCCGGGCGACTATGTGCGGATCCTGGTGGAGGATACCGGCGAGGGCATGCCGCAAGACGTGGTGGAGCGGATTTTCGAACCCTTCTTTACAACGAAGGAACTCGGCAAAGGCACCGGCCTCGGCCTTTCCACCACCCTGGCCATTGTGAAAAGCCACGGGGGATTCGTCCGTGTGTATAGCGAGCCGGGCACAGGTACGCGCTTCCATGTTTATCTCCCCGCGTACAAAGAAACTAGCGAAAGCACCGCAGATACAGTGCCCGAGGAGCTGCCGCGTGGGAAGGGGGAGCTTATCCTCCTGGTGGATGATGAGGATGCGGTGCGCCAGATCACGCGACAGACATTGGAATCCTTTGGCTACCGGGTGCTCCTCGCCGGGGACGGCTCAGAAGGCACCGCCGTGTATGCCACCAACCTGCAGGACATCTCCCTCGTCTTGACGGATATGATGATGCCCGTCATGGATGGGGCTACCCTGATCCGCATTTTGAAACGCATGAACCCACAGGTGAAAATCATCGCCGCCAGTGGCCTGGGTGCCGGAAGTATGGTCGCCAATGCCGCTAAAGAAGGCGTGCATCATTTCATCATGAAGCCTTATACAGCCCGGACACTCCTCCTCAATGTACGGGATGCCCTCGCCAAGGATCCCTAAAAAGCCTCTTGCTCGCCACTGGCACGATTGATTGCCAACAGTCCTTTATTTAAAGGAAGTTAAAATCCGTGAATAACCCGTAAATGACATGCAATTTTCACCAGGATTGTTTGACTCTCTAATCAATCGGATTATGGGCGCGTGTGGAATCAACAGCAACACGGCAGCTCAATTCTCCGATTAGGCCGTGGCAGACTCTGCTCAGTCTCTTCGGTAATACCAGTCTGCGCACCCGGGCCTGGTGCATCGCTGGCATCTATGCGGTGCTGGCCACCCTATGGATCTATTTTTCGGATGCCGCCCTTTTGGCCCTGCTTGATGCTCCTGAATTGATGGTCAAGTGGAGCGTCTATAAAGGCCTCGGCTTTGTCACCGTTACAGCCGTGGCGCTGCTGCTGATGATGCGCTGGGCCTTTGGCACTATCGGGGACGGCTATGAAGCACTCAAAATCCATGAGAAGGAAATCGACCGGCTCAAGAAGCTTTATTCGGCCCTGAGCCACATCAACCAGTCCATCGTCTGGACAAAATCCCGGGAGGAGCTTTTCCCCCGCATCTGTGAAAGCCTGACGCTGCATGGCGGATTTAGCATGGCATGGATCGGCTGGTATGAAGCGGAATCCGGCACCCTGGCACCCGTTGCATCCTCTGGAGACGTAAACGGCTACCTCAAGGATATCCACATCAGTACAGATGACCGCCCGGAAGGCTGCGGAGCCGCAGGCACGGCCTATCGCGAAGCCCGACCCGTCATCAGTAATAATCTGTCAGAAGACCCCTCTGCCCTTCCCTGGCATGCCAAGGCCCCCCGCCACGGGTTGCTGGCATCCGCCGTTCTTCCCATTCGCTTTAAAGGGACTGTCTGCGGCACCCTGAACGTTT contains:
- a CDS encoding PAS domain S-box protein, whose amino-acid sequence is MNSPIVNPSSPMPLQMEWQEAVLDSIPAHIALLNSAGVILAVNEAWRRFAKANSLQDPNFGIGQSYLKITAGSCGELPPVELQPAEGIRRVLNGESMEYSLEYPCHSLTEKRWFQLLVTPLNSRSFKGAVVMHIDVTERRLAEEKLKVSEERFRATFEQSAIGIAHVAMDGRFLRVNETLCNITGYAEDELLEMKFHQLTLPEELADSESARQALVAGEIRVFSTEKRYRRKDGSLIWINLVVTLSDDATATEKYFISVFKDITPRKLAEFRLQRLNRLYGVLSKVAEAIVRTGDLQTLHQEACRILVEDGQLKMAMVIEVEPTSGELHTVASHGETGDYLTDLIITSKDEPHGRGTIGTSIRTGTYDVCNDFATDPRMAPWREVALRHGYLATASFPLKMGDSTMGALVIFADEAGYFEEDEIRLMVTVAQDLSFAIQTLRKEQQRLQTEKKLRVSESNMALAQSIAHFGSWELDLAQAEDIDANPLRWSDEMYRIAGYEPGGVEVSNDLFFQLAHPEDHQIIRETIRSAIQERRPYSVVHRLIRPSGEIRVVHETAQLFTDEASGQPLRMVGTAHDITESQRAEEARRDSEDKFRQLVDNMTDVFWITSADSQSVHFISAAYQQIWGRSPESLCSNPNQWLESIVPEDQERVSTLFATLHTDAPKVSCEYRIHQPDGSIRWIHDRGFQIRDSAGRLLRLAGIATDITERRTLQQQFLRAQRMESIGTLAGGIAHDLNNALTPILMSIELLKLNETDPSRLKVLNTIEQSTQRGSNMVRQVLSFARGVEGLQLDLQVEPLLREVEKICNETFLKNIQVQCHIPPDISIVRGDPTQLHQVLINLCVNARDAMPHGGTLKLAAKNVHLDENYAAMNIESKPGDYVRILVEDTGEGMPQDVVERIFEPFFTTKELGKGTGLGLSTTLAIVKSHGGFVRVYSEPGTGTRFHVYLPAYKETSESTADTVPEELPRGKGELILLVDDEDAVRQITRQTLESFGYRVLLAGDGSEGTAVYATNLQDISLVLTDMMMPVMDGATLIRILKRMNPQVKIIAASGLGAGSMVANAAKEGVHHFIMKPYTARTLLLNVRDALAKDP